A segment of the Spiroplasma helicoides genome:
TCTTTTAATAAATCAAATTGCAATTTGATTTCTCCTTTAAATAAACCGTGACTAGTACCAATTGCAATTGCTAATGCATCTATTTGCGTTTGTTTTTCAAACTCTAATGCCTCATTAACATCTGTATAACCATTTGAAGCTGAGTTTCTATCATCTTCTTTTCCTCCAACATGACCAATTTCTGATTCAACATCAACACCTTTACTTCTTGCATAATTTACTATTTCTAAGGTTTCTTTTACATTTTCTTCAAATGGTTTTAAAGATGAATCTAGCATTACACTCGAAAATCCAGCATCAATCGCTCTTTTGATTAATTCAATATCAAATCCATGATCTCAATGTAATACTACTGGAACAGATGCATTTTGAGTTGCTGTCATTGCAAAGGAAAATACATAGTCTAACCCCATATATTTGGCAGCACTTTCAGTTACCATCAGAATAACTGGTGACTTTTCTTCTTCTGCGGCTTCAATAATTCCTTTCATCATTTCTAAATTGTCAAAGTTAAATGCAGGAACGGCATATTTACCATTTCTTGCTTTAATTAGTTCTTCTTTTAAACTTGCTTTCATTATTTTCTCCTTATAATATAAATATATATTTATAATACATCTATTTTATAAACTTTTATAAAGTTTTTTAAATAATTATAAAGTTTTATAAACTTTTATAAAATATATGTTATTATTGAGTTAGGAGGATGTTTCTTTGTTAAAAGATGAAAGAAGACAAAAAATAGTTGAGACAATCAATGATAAGGGTTTTGTTAAAAATATAACGCTTGCCAAGTTAACAAATTCTACTATTGCTACAATAATTACTGATGTAAATGAGTTACATGAAGAAGGAAAAATAATTAAAGTATATGGTGGAGCAAAATCTTTAAAACATCAAACAAAGCCCATGCAAGAGCATTTTGATGAAGAAAAACAACTAATCAACACTGATTCTAAAGATAGAATTGCTAAAAAAGCGGTTGATCTAATCGAAGATGGTGATTTAGTTTTTATCGATACTGGTTCTTCAACTAAACAAATGATTAAATATTTAGAAAATAAAAATATAAGTATAGTAACCAATGGATATTCAATAGCTTTAGAACTAATTGAACTTGATTTTGAAGTTTGCCTAGTTGGGGGTACAATAATCCCTTCAACTCATGCAACAGTTGGTGAACTATCACTTAAGTTTATAGATAATTTTTATTTTGATAAATCTTTTATTGGTATGAACAATTACGATAATAAAAATTTTTACACAACAAATATACCAGAGGCAATGATCAAAGAAAAAGTAATCAAAAACTCTGAAAAATCATTTATTTTAATGGATTCAAGTAAGTTTAATTCAAAAAATAGAGTTAAAGTAGAAACTGATAAAAATATAACTCTAATTTGTGAAGAAAGTCCTTCAATTTTTATAGGAAATATAATTGTCGCATAATAATTTTAAAGTTTAGATATGAATCTATCATAATTTTAAAGTTTTATGATAGAAAGGACTTATGCTTATGAACAAAAGTGAAAGACAAGAGCTTATGGTTCAAAATATTTTGGAAAAAGTTGGTGGCAGCGATAATGTAAAAGATGTTTATAATTGTGCAACAAGAATGAGACTTACATTAGTAAACCCTGATTTAGCCAAAATTAATGAATTAAAGATCATTACAAACATAAGAGGTGCTTTGTGAGCTAATGGTGAATTACAATTAATCATTGGAGCAGAAGTATCAAGTATTACAGAATTGTTAAAATCAAAATTAAACAATAATAATACTAAAAAAGAAATAGCAAATACAGATTTTAATACTAAAAAAGTTGTTGCTGAGCAAAATGTATCTTTATGAAGAAGATTTTTAAAATCTGTATCAGCATTTTTTGGACCTTTAATCCCATTCTTAATTGGAGTTGGACTAATTATGGCGTTCCAACAATTCTTAATAAGAACTCATTTAGGGTCAGATCCAAGTAAAGGAACACTTGGTGTTGACTATAACATGTTTGATTATGTATTAAATGTAATTTCATCTAATGGATTTAAAATGATGGGTGTAATTGCAATGTGATCAGTTGTTAGATATTTAGGGGGTAAAGTACCAACCGCTTTAGCTTTAGCTTTATTGATGGTTTCACCAATAATACCAGAAGCAGGAATTGACTTATTTAAATTAGGTGACTGACAAATATCAATCAAACCTTTCTATTCAACAATACTAGTATTTATTGTAATGGGTGTTATTATTGCTTACTCACAAAAAGCTATGGAAAAACATTTCCATCCAGTAGCAAACTTTATTTTAAACCCATTCTTAACTATTTTAATTGGAGGTTTCTTAGCATTCTTTGTTATGGGACCAATTATGGGAATTGTTGAAAACGCTTTATTAAAAGCATTTAACTGATTTATGAATTTACCAATTGGAATTGGAGCATTAATTGTTGGATTAACTTGACAACCATTAGTTGTTCTTGGGGTACACAACATATTATTCTTTGCAGCAGTTGCAGATCTAAG
Coding sequences within it:
- a CDS encoding class II fructose-bisphosphate aldolase, which gives rise to MKASLKEELIKARNGKYAVPAFNFDNLEMMKGIIEAAEEEKSPVILMVTESAAKYMGLDYVFSFAMTATQNASVPVVLHWDHGFDIELIKRAIDAGFSSVMLDSSLKPFEENVKETLEIVNYARSKGVDVESEIGHVGGKEDDRNSASNGYTDVNEALEFEKQTQIDALAIAIGTSHGLFKGEIKLQFDLLKELNEKIKTPLVLHGSSQVPLEDLQKAISLGITKINIGTDLKIACAQGIKDWFEKNTNGYDARKYGRKGVEYVKLVAKKKIQAFGSNNKG
- a CDS encoding DeoR/GlpR family DNA-binding transcription regulator encodes the protein MLKDERRQKIVETINDKGFVKNITLAKLTNSTIATIITDVNELHEEGKIIKVYGGAKSLKHQTKPMQEHFDEEKQLINTDSKDRIAKKAVDLIEDGDLVFIDTGSSTKQMIKYLENKNISIVTNGYSIALELIELDFEVCLVGGTIIPSTHATVGELSLKFIDNFYFDKSFIGMNNYDNKNFYTTNIPEAMIKEKVIKNSEKSFILMDSSKFNSKNRVKVETDKNITLICEESPSIFIGNIIVA